The Terriglobales bacterium region GCCTGTGGCGGCGAACTTGGCCATGGCGTTCTTCATCACCGTGCCCATATCTTTCATGGTGGGTGTTCCCATTTCGGTAATGGCGGCGCGCACGGTGACGGCAACTTCTTCCTCACCGGCGGCTTTGGGCATGTAAGATTCGATGATCACGATCTCGGCGGCTTCTTTGTCGGCCAGTTCCTGGCGGCCGCCCTTGGTGAACTGCTCGACGGAATCCTTGCGCTGCTTGATGAGCGTGCTGAGAATGGCCAGCGCCTCTTTTTCATCGAGCGGAGCGCGCTTGTCTATTTCTTTGCTCCTGAGGGCGGATTTCACC contains the following coding sequences:
- a CDS encoding GatB/YqeY domain-containing protein, translating into MSIPEQIQKDIVEAMRARQEHRLSTLRMVKSALRSKEIDKRAPLDEKEALAILSTLIKQRKDSVEQFTKGGRQELADKEAAEIVIIESYMPKAAGEEEVAVTVRAAITEMGTPTMKDMGTVMKNAMAKFAATGTRVDGKLVSEIVKRELSK